In Anaerobacillus isosaccharinicus, one genomic interval encodes:
- a CDS encoding YojF family protein: MKPIDVQKVEEAINKFKDQPIYLHLETTNGAYAAHRNEGMMTVSAFIRNGKIQFSQGKITGEHPYRVGLKLEDGWVYAQGLTDWEISEQGQLLLAGHDGEGKIAISLQLSETPFM, from the coding sequence ATGAAGCCTATTGATGTTCAAAAGGTTGAAGAGGCAATCAATAAGTTTAAAGATCAACCTATATATCTTCACTTAGAAACGACAAATGGAGCATATGCTGCACATCGTAATGAGGGGATGATGACAGTTAGTGCTTTTATTCGGAACGGTAAAATTCAATTCTCTCAAGGGAAAATAACAGGAGAACATCCATATCGAGTTGGCTTAAAGCTAGAGGATGGGTGGGTATATGCTCAAGGTTTAACTGATTGGGAAATCAGTGAGCAAGGACAATTATTGTTAGCAGGTCATGATGGCGAGGGGAAGATCGCGATTTCCTTACAATTAAGTGAAACACCTTTTATGTAA
- a CDS encoding GNAT family N-acetyltransferase: MFFETDRLYLRPFEPDDAKTVQALTSDKDLARTTLHIPYPYPEGYADHWITSCSEKMKKGSSYSFAIILKGTMELVGCLTLNIALNHNRGELAYWIGKPYWDNGYATEASKKIIDYAFCELDLNRIWASVMDKNQASIEVMKKSGLLYEGKFPQHVLKWGHYEDVAYYGLVKAQYKKIKQQNEAAQV, from the coding sequence ATGTTCTTTGAGACAGATCGGTTATATTTAAGGCCGTTTGAGCCAGATGATGCCAAGACAGTGCAAGCCTTAACAAGCGATAAAGATTTGGCAAGAACAACACTACACATTCCCTATCCTTACCCAGAAGGTTATGCAGATCATTGGATTACAAGTTGCTCTGAAAAAATGAAAAAGGGTAGTAGTTATTCATTTGCGATTATATTAAAAGGAACAATGGAATTAGTTGGTTGTCTAACTCTCAATATCGCTTTAAATCATAACCGTGGTGAGTTAGCTTATTGGATTGGTAAACCCTATTGGGATAACGGATATGCTACAGAAGCATCAAAGAAAATAATTGATTATGCTTTTTGTGAACTGGATTTAAATCGAATATGGGCCTCGGTAATGGATAAAAATCAAGCTTCTATCGAGGTAATGAAAAAGTCTGGATTATTGTATGAGGGGAAGTTTCCGCAACATGTCCTTAAATGGGGGCACTATGAAGACGTAGCCTATTATGGGCTTGTAAAAGCACAGTATAAAAAAATAAAACAGCAAAACGAAGCTGCTCAAGTATAA